DNA from Thunnus maccoyii chromosome 5, fThuMac1.1, whole genome shotgun sequence:
GGACCTCCATgtaaattaagtttattttgtgGGCTGTGGTATAAGTGGTTGAGATTTCTCAGCCTACTGCAGGAGGACATAATCCTTCTATTGAAGTATGGAAATTACTAAAACTGGCTTGTGAGGTTTTCATTTAACAATAATAGtacataaatgattaaaattcaaaagaaaaacaacaaataaatctaCAGAAAATTCTGCAAATACACAGACCTGAGGAGACATACAAGGATTAGCTGCTTGCCTTTctggtacacacacaaaagaaaatgaatgcgAAGAGCTGACAGACCTCAAATACAATGATGAAGGCCAGCCTGGCAGCCAAGACGTGCCAGAACTGAAGGGTGAACTCGTAGGGCACCGTGCTCCAGGGCGGTGCTCTGTAGTCTCTGTACCTGCAGTATCTAGACTGGTTGCTGTTCAACTCGCCcatgtcaaacacagacaggctGCTGTTCATGTAGCCTCGCAAACACCTGCGAGCAAAAAGAGAAGCTTTCAGTCCATAACACAGGCACACTCTACCGGATATATTTAGTGCTTCCATGTTGATTTTATAGCTTACTTATCCTGATGGTGGTGTCCCTTGTCTACACATGGACCATATTTGAAGGCGTAAACAAAGCGGGGGATGTAGTCTGAGGTGATGGCAATGACGAAGGCGTTGGTGATGACTGCCAACACGCCGATACCTTCGAGAATCCCATGCCAGATACCTGAAAGccaagacagagaaaaaaatacacattttcagtACTTTAAAGCTGtgtaaaaaagacagaagaatgAGTGATCTATAAATCTGCATGTCTTTACAAAGTACAAAGTACAAGTGTAACTTTTGTTCTATGTGGCTCACTAAAGATTTTATTGGTGACACATTCAAGTGCATCAGGATAAAGATCATAACTTAAAAGGAAAATTCTGCCCTTTCAAACCCCACTAACGTCATGAGACACTTATTTGTGAGATTTAGCACATTCCAGGGAGTAttctgtgatgtcactgcatTACATTACGGTCGATTAAGGCTTCAGACAGGAAAAGAaatgtctctctgcctgtcttgATTATTCTCTGTATGATCTGTAAATGCCATCTTTAAATGCTAAACCTACAAAGACACTTTGCTCTTTGATTCTTCGCGACTGACACATAATATGATCATTACAGCTGAGGAATTTCTAAATATTTCagggtggatttttcctttaattaaaGGGCAACATGCCACAAGACACATTTAGTCATATATTACATGGCAGTTGGAGGGTGGTGTTTGTAATCATATGGGCTGGTGGGATCTGAGGTGCAACATATGGCACTACAGAAGCATAGCATATGGAAACACATCTATCTCCATTGGATGGAAAATTTGTGGTTTCCgcaacattttactgttggaACAATGTGGCTTGGatccaaaaatagaaaaaacactgtgtgaGAGGCACTGAGGATGTGTGAGGGGTGTTCAGAGGTCACGCTGACCTATGTCAGTGGCTCGGGCAGGCATGGGTCTCCTCCACTGAGTGACAAACTTGTAGGCGTCAAGACGAATCTCAATGATGTTGTTGAGCAGAGCCAGAAGGGGAGCCAACGGGAATGCCGCTACAAAGATGGTGGTGAAGCCAAACTGCAGAACTGCAGAGGAAAGAATGGTTTGGATGAACTTCAGAGGATGTACGTCTTAAACACTGGCACAAACAATGTAAGCGAGTCAGCCACGATTTACATGGATTCCTTTCTGCTTCAGGTaaagtgaaaatgtcaaaaacaactTCAAAGGAGTATAATGTTTTACCCATTTCGAGGTATTCGTCCACCAGCCCGTGAGCGTTCATCGGCTGCAGATTCCAGTCTTTGTCCCACTGTGGAAGCTGGCTTTTATTCTCTACATTCagacctccaccacctcctttCTTCATCTTCCTACGAGACCACCAGTTCTGCAGCAAACTGAAAGTATAGTAAGTAGCTAACTGTCAGATCAAAGTAATTATTTCTGACAATGCACTGTGCGCTGCAGGAACCCTTTTACTAAGCCCCGCACAAGAGGATTTGATGTGTTTCTCCAGGAGAAAAGCCTTTTCATATGGTAATGAGTGACgaggacaaaaaaaactatACAGAAATTACATAAGGTTTGTAAAATGCCAGTCACTTGAATTTGCAGCATTAATGATTGAATATGgaatttataatgtttttcagAGAAAGAACCACAATATTATAATTTCATATTACTTACGGATAACCGAGCTCCATGAAGTTGTTCCAGATTTGTTTGAAGAACATGATGACTCCCATTTGCAGGCACAGATCAATCAAACAGCCGCTCGGGTGACACtgaggaaaaaacatttaaataaaaaatactgtaacatcCATATTTCATGCCCAATAATTCAAAGCCCTGAGCAAATCCTAGGACACACTTTATCCCATTCTGTTTTTTGATCATTAAAATTGAAAATCCTAGTAATTATGTGGGAGATTAATGGTTCACATAGTCAAATACAGGCGGATCATTAAAAAGATGAATTACTTGAAGATTCtaaatatatcttaaaacagAAGTCATTGCTGAAATAATTACCCACTTATAGTAATGCCTAATTGCACTCACCTCCTCCAGTCTCCATCGATTAAAGagtttattgtattttccaGGCCTGCCAGCAAACCTGAACAGATTGAGATTGGCAACATTAGCGGCAAATTCAATCATAGAAAAGCTtataaagcaggaaaaaacacacttaaagaTGCTAATTATGTCCAATAAACCTACAGCTTGGTCACATTTCTAAGCAAGGCAGTATTTTACAAATGCTGACACATGAGGTATACACTGAGGAGGGAAAGGGAAGGAGTCTTGGCAGATGTCATGACATGGGAGGTTGAAATAAGACATCTTTGCATGATCCCTCATTAAATTCACTGTAAACAAGAGCTGTAGTGTTCATGGCAGCTGGCCTACCTCCCGAGAAAGAAAGCGATGTAGAACGTGGAACTGTTCAGATTTACAAACTGGAACAGGAACATCTTCAGAGCAAAGCTGTTCTCCCACTCAGACTCCGTCCGTGGGTGCTCTGAAGGGGGAGAAAAGGATGGACGAGGGAGAGAATAAATGTTTGCCAACCATCTGAGAATCAAGAGATAATGATGGAATGAAATGCATGCAGCATGTTGGCAGTGCTTACCTAAATTTGTCAGCAGATAAGCCACCTTTTCATACACCTGATGAGAAGATAGTACTCATAAGCATCAAAAGGGAAGGTAAGTGGGAGTGAGTGTAATGAGAGGCAAAGTGCAAACAGGAATCTCAACAGATGAAAACCGTATATCTTTTTGGCTGTGGATGTGATAGTTCCTGGAACAAAGttctaaataaatgtttcatgaaACATTCATTGGACAGAATATGTAAACGAGCCAGATGATGCTTGTTCAGACACCCACCACATTGAGAGACATGATGATCACAAAGTTGATGCAGACACCAGTGCCAGAGGTGGCAAACTGCCAGTTCTTCCTCACAAAATACCAGTTGAAGGAAGCAAACTTCTCCATCGCGATGAGACGGAAAACCACCACAGCAAACACGGCTGTCAGAACAAGGGAAATCTATGCGAAGATGAGGGAGAAGGCAGCACAGAGGAGGGGATGATATACGAGTTTAAAAACTGTGGTGAGCACTGTGCTTAAGAACACTTGAGTTTAGGCTGCAGAggttttatcttatcttatagtAAACACTTGTAcggtataaaaataacaacctATTGACTAAGAAGCAATTCACAATACAGATAATCAAAAAATTCATCAAAAACAGGATAAATTAAGGCACCAGAGAGGCCAAATCCACTATTTCATCTAAATACAACATTTGTCCAGAAGGGGGAGATGATACGCCACAACTGGCACATCACACCACTCTAGAGGTGGCACAAAAAATAACTAGATCTCTCTCTGAGCCTGAATCCCAAAAGGGCAGATTATTCAAAGATCAAAGGGTTTACCATGAAGAATATTCCGGACACAGACACCATGAGCCGGCTGAGTTTGTCTGAGAAGGGCTGAAAAGGCTCAGGCTTGCCAGAGATGGGGTTGACTCTCTCCATCCTGGAGTACTTGGCTTCAAATTGAGGCCTCAGCTCCTCCTGATTAACAACACATAATCCTGTATGAACTATTGAACTACAGCCGCTTCTACATGATCAGGCAATATCATGTAAGCGGTGTCAAATTTAGAAGACGTAGTGCATGAACAAAGGCAGATATTATATGAggcaatgaaatgaaatcaaaccTGATCTGTCTGAGGATATTGCTGACttacctcttcctcctcccaaTCAATGAGATCCCAGTCGTAAGTCAGTTCTGCCCTCCTCCGTTTCCAGAACTCAAGGAATACTGTGGCTGCAGCGGGGATCAGGAATCAATCACATTATTGATCATctttaatatgtaatataaagTCTGATTGATAATTATGTGACTGCAGGGGGCTGAATACTGGAGAGCCAAACAACACATCACAGTCAGACATCCTGAGTGAAATACAGGCTGCAGTGACGTGTGTGACCTGTTATTGAAGCTGATCACAGCCATCAGTTCACACACTACTTCATTTTGGGGTGAAGTTAAGGAAACGTGGCAACAGCAAACAGGCTTTACTTGCGCCCCAAATTGTATCTTCAAAAGTAAAGCTTTCTGTTGGCAGAATTCAGTCTGGGGGCACTGTTTCCTTTGTTCTGGACTCTATCTTTTTTTCCATCAAGACTTTTTGTGTATTCTTTCAGATGCAtaacaccagaaaaaaaaggcttttataaATGCTGCATGGCATGTACCTCTCAGAGGCATCATAAATGTACTTCAATATATGTGAAAAGAATTTGTCCCAGTAGCATTAGCgcagagacagtgatggatggaCCTCAAAGTCAGAGGAAAAGAACAGTATTatgatacagtatatgatgtaaaatgtaaatggacAGCACACAGTAACATTATACTACTGATTCAGTCCTTTGGTCATCATGTGTGATATTGTAGCAAAACAAcggacattattattatatacgTTATCACAGAGCtcttatttgtatgtgtttctgttatgcattatgtggttttttttgtgtgtaatacatttaagtgaaaacaaaatgattcgAGCGATAAAGATACATTTGGGAAAGGAATAATAGCCTGAAAAAGCACTAGAATGTGAAACCTCAGTCAGAACAACTTTCACTGCTGTTAAAGATGTTGAAGTTTAATATAGCATGACCCACTTTTgtttaaagagagagaaaagccgCCTTTTCAGATGCCTACATTCGGTCCCTTGGGCTAACCaatttttcatctctgtctctctcacacacacacacacacacacacacacacactcagcagacCCAGAATGCACTCAGTGGCACAACACTGCTACTTTGGTCCAAATTGCCAAAAGCCTTCATGCAGGATTGAGAGCTGCAGACCACTGTCAGCGAGGCCGGACTTCCCCTGGCTCTCTGGATCTCTTTGGCCTTCATTTACCCCAAACACAGAACACAATGTGTCAAGTGTTCCCTTCTGGCACAGGTGATTATTTACCACGCTGGCAGAAAGATGGATCTGGGCCAAGACCTTGCAGAGTAACGCTCAAAGTATACATTACAAGTTGTAGAAACATAGCTGTAATAACCCACTATCATGGTGTAATTCTACAACCCTGAAAGCTGAATGATACTATCTCCCTCTGGAGAAATGTTTAATTATCTGACTAATTACACCAAGACAGAACTGGCAGTGTAAGTGCATACAGTGAATCTGAGAAACCTGACCATGATTTATTCGCTGACGAATGTATTACAGTGTGAAGATCTCATGTGTTTGCACTGCAGTGAGTGTGTACCATGTTGAATTCTTAGGTGGAAAGCTTAATGTGTTTGGAGGAGTTGAGTAGAGAGTGGAAGCAAGAGCACTACTGTATAAATAGATTTGAATTCCAGGAGGGTTTGTATCAAGAGGAGAACATATTTCATGTAATATAAGCATTCTCAAActcataaaaatgaacaaacataaACAGCCTCCACTTACCCCAAATAGCCATAAAGATAGCAAAGAACACAGTGCCGCCGTTGTCAAACAGACGGGTCACCTAGAAACACATGAAAGGCTGCTCTGAAAGTGTAGTGCTTCCAGAAATAGTGGCTTCACTGATGAAACAGATTtattattttgacatattttcttttcactttttttcaaataacactTCATGACTTTGTGATAATCTGCTACATACTTTAGAGCTTCCACGAGTTTGGGATatttcttaaaggaatagtttgacatttttgggaatTCTTGCAGAGAGATAGATGACTGATACTTTAATACCACTTTCATCTCTGtatagtaaatatgaagctacaaccagcaggtggttagcttagcttagcacaaagacaggaaaaagagggaaacaGCTTCAAAAGTGACACAATCCTATCAGCACCTTTAAagcacacaaatgaacacaatatGTCTTGTGTATTTAATCCATACGAAAACCAAAGTATAAGAACAACAAACTGTGGATTTCAGGGGAATTTGTGTGAGACCTCTTGGCCAGGCGCAGTGACTTCCTAACCCCCCGTGAAACCGCAATGGGTCATTTTCAAATTTTGGTTTTGTATGTATAATGTGTTAGTGAGGTGCTGGTTGGtgtattttgttacttttggacagagccaggccagctgtttccccctgtttccaatctttatgctaatacaagctaaccatctcctggctgtATCTTCATACTTAAGAGACAAATATAAGAGATTTAACTTCTTATCTTGTCTTCTCTTCTTAGCTTATCAATCTtatcaagaaagaaaataagcacttttgatttttgtttaaatattttcaataaaaagcTGAATTAAACAGGTTTCAGAAACATTATTCAATTTAATATACCCAAAAACACACCCAAAGTCAAATGACAACTTGACGAGTCTCTAATGAGAAAGtctaacatactgtaaatatgagaCTACAGGTGAATATCAGAGCTGCACTGACCTTTGCATAGACACAACTGTCACTCAGTGTCCACGGCTCGCAGTTTTCCTCACACATTGGACACATGATGGTAGTATTGGCTTCACAAATCTCTTTGCTGATGAGGCAATGAATCAAGAGTGTTTTAAATgatgacttacattcatttcaatgCAATAGAGTATGTGCACTATCTTTGTACGGTATGCAGGTTGTGTGAACTGACCTGACTTGGCTTGAGTCCATGGTGAAGAGGCCAtagaggaagacaaaaacacCAACCAGGGCAGCAGGGATCAACATGCCGGTGTACCAGCCCAACCACGCAAAGTAAAGACCGATTTTCTCACCAAAGTACcgcctgagagagagacagagaggtcaAAGGTGTCAACTGTTAATTTAAAATGGCCATTTATGTTCATTGATTCATTAAAAGTGACGTTGCGGGTGTGATATTGTACTGTGAGGTGGTCGTGGTGGCCTAATGGATAGGGAGGCTGCTGGACTTAAAGGTCATTCAGCATAATGCTGTGGtagaaaatgaatcaataacTCCCTGTGCTTCCTAAACCACAGCTGTcaaggtgcccttgagcaagacacttaTTTTACAACTGCTCCAGTGAAGCCGTTCAGTAGCAATTACCGGTATCCAGTGACTCCCAGGAGTGTACGCAACATGGTATCAGCAACATGGCCGAGAAGAAGAGTGTCAACAAGTCttaattatgtatatttacaTGGTTTCTCAAACCAGAATAAGTGCTTATACGCAGAAGGGATCTCTATCATtgactacatttacatgcacactaatattccactattattccgACTGTCACAATATGTAAACAGTCTATTCTGTTTGAATATTCAGAATTAGGCCTAATTccaaatgtagcattttccGATTAAGACATGCAGGATATGCCGATATGATTCTGGTTTTAGGTGCATTCTTTGGACATGGGGTTTTTACCACAGTTTGTGACACAAGGCCTCTTGCCTGTTTACCCCTGtgcaggcaaaatgacatatggagaaggcagacagaggagagtggagagctaTTCAATGCcggctggaaaaacagagtgTGCCTTCCTCACGACAGGGATGGAGGGGTTTGGTTATTATGTTGACATGAAGCCACGGACTGACGGTGACGACTCGGTGTGATGCAGCAAAACACTCAGCAGCATAGCAAACATCGGGGACAACTTAGGTACTAgatgtgcctgtaactataaatttataatatcagtcatatcaatatcacttataaatgtcaggcagcagctcactaatgtaATTCAACTCGCTGGTTTACTTATCTGCCTGCGGAGATCTTGTGATTCTcgttcccactggagcagacggaaaccctgaaaaccctctgcGTGTAAGCAGGAATATAggtggaatattcattttcattagccatgtaaacagcttggttggaatattgtctttttcagaaTAAGGGCTAAAACCGGAATATTTTGTGTAGGTAAACGTAGTCaattatatgaataaaatctaCCATTACAGAATATGTACAGTAACACATACATTGGGATATAATGTCTAGAAAATTCAATTGAGAAACTATTATAATATGTAGATAAATTAGCCAGATATGAAAATCTGATAAATCAGTGaattaaacacatgaaaaatcaaTGTACTTTGTCAGATTAATGCTAAAATCAGTTTTGCTTATTGATCTGCAACATAACTCACAATACAACCAGAGATATTGGTAACATTTCAGAATCTGGTTATATTTCAGCCTCTATGCATGGATGGGAGTTaaagttgttgacaaatacattaattaacacttaaagcaccagtcaaaagtttggacacactttgacattcaagggaatgagaaagtgtgtccaaacttttgactcgTACTCTTTATCTGCTAAAAActgcattatattgtattaaaaaccatttattaactgtttatatactgtttataaatgctaaatagggggcCTTAAAGTAAAGTATTACCCCTGAGATGACACAAATTTCTTTTTGAACGTCACTGgttatatattgtcatatttcataACCCTACTGGGTTTCGATGGTTACAAATGCAAACAGTAAATAATCTGAATATCCTCAGTTTCCTGAATGTGGTCACTGCAGTATtccaaaataaaccagaaacttgagtttgacagtttgatattttggaaaatacactttcTTGGCAAGTGTTAGAGCAGGAGATTGATAACACTCTCGCGCCTGTGTGTTATGGAGCAGCTAAGGGACAATTAGATTGGCTTATCATAAAAAACTGTAACAGCTAGCCCGGCTGTCTCCAAGGTTCAAAAATCTGcctactagcacctctaaaactcactaatttacatgttgtatcttgtttgtttaatctgtacaaacacattaaaatgttaaaatgactgTTTGTGATTTTAGAGGGAGTTCCTTTCGTTTCCTGTCTATGAA
Protein-coding regions in this window:
- the ano3 gene encoding anoctamin-3 isoform X2 — encoded protein: MEVKVSQALGSSSGSCHQDNCMFLPLLESQASSSSGADRHVHINLTLSHSVSWSSGATDTESDPQSGMHTSISEILKEKSLKPSRRSLPCLAQSQTHPINLNHFLSVPLSPEPKPEVEGLSQSISTSCSLLPPQTAEDGKDHYVEESEATTCETRADESFLLQKPVTRAKLKARIDSLQGKAPADSSGLFFRDGKKRIDYILVYKKSSPQVEKRCTFEKNLRAEGLMLEKEPSLTNNDIMFVKVHAPWDTLCKYAEQMNIRMPFRKKCYFTDWKSKTLGRFHLRCRQIKSWLPRNPMKLDKEALPDLEETDCYTAPFSRARMHHFTINNRESFFSNSTRSRIVHHVLQRTKYEDGKSKMGINRLLGNNTYEAAFPPHEGGYKSRHPIKTHGAENHRHLLYERWARWGIWYKYQPLDLIRRYFGEKIGLYFAWLGWYTGMLIPAALVGVFVFLYGLFTMDSSQVSKEICEANTTIMCPMCEENCEPWTLSDSCVYAKVTRLFDNGGTVFFAIFMAIWATVFLEFWKRRRAELTYDWDLIDWEEEEEELRPQFEAKYSRMERVNPISGKPEPFQPFSDKLSRLMVSVSGIFFMISLVLTAVFAVVVFRLIAMEKFASFNWYFVRKNWQFATSGTGVCINFVIIMSLNVVYEKVAYLLTNLEHPRTESEWENSFALKMFLFQFVNLNSSTFYIAFFLGRFAGRPGKYNKLFNRWRLEECHPSGCLIDLCLQMGVIMFFKQIWNNFMELGYPLLQNWWSRRKMKKGGGGGLNVENKSQLPQWDKDWNLQPMNAHGLVDEYLEMVLQFGFTTIFVAAFPLAPLLALLNNIIEIRLDAYKFVTQWRRPMPARATDIGIWHGILEGIGVLAVITNAFVIAITSDYIPRFVYAFKYGPCVDKGHHHQDKCLRGYMNSSLSVFDMGELNSNQSRYCRYRDYRAPPWSTVPYEFTLQFWHVLAARLAFIIVFEHLVFGIKSFIAYLIPDMPKDLCDRMRREKYLMQEMMYEAELEHLQKERKKNGRRYHHEWP
- the ano3 gene encoding anoctamin-3 isoform X3, yielding MEVKVSQALGSSSGSCHQDNCMFLPLLESQASSSSGADRHVHINLTLSHSVSWSSGATDTESDPQSGMHTSISEILKEKSLKPSRRSLPCLAQSQTHPINLNHFLSVPLSPEPKPEVEGLSQSISTSCSLLPPQTEDGKDHYVEESEATTCETRADESFLLQKPVTRAKLKARIDSLQGKAPADSSGLFFRDGKKRIDYILVYKKSSPQVEKRCTFEKNLRAEGLMLEKEPSLTNNDIMFVKVHAPWDTLCKYAEQMNIRMPFRKKCYFTDWKSKTLGSRFHLRCRQIKSWLPRNPMKLDKEALPDLEETDCYTAPFSRARMHHFTINNRESFFSNSTRSRIVHHVLQRTKYEDGKSKMGINRLLGNNTYEAAFPPHEGGYKSRHPIKTHGAENHRHLLYERWARWGIWYKYQPLDLIRRYFGEKIGLYFAWLGWYTGMLIPAALVGVFVFLYGLFTMDSSQVSKEICEANTTIMCPMCEENCEPWTLSDSCVYAKVTRLFDNGGTVFFAIFMAIWATVFLEFWKRRRAELTYDWDLIDWEEEEEELRPQFEAKYSRMERVNPISGKPEPFQPFSDKLSRLMVSVSGIFFMISLVLTAVFAVVVFRLIAMEKFASFNWYFVRKNWQFATSGTGVCINFVIIMSLNVVYEKVAYLLTNLEHPRTESEWENSFALKMFLFQFVNLNSSTFYIAFFLGRFAGRPGKYNKLFNRWRLEECHPSGCLIDLCLQMGVIMFFKQIWNNFMELGYPLLQNWWSRRKMKKGGGGGLNVENKSQLPQWDKDWNLQPMNAHGLVDEYLEMVLQFGFTTIFVAAFPLAPLLALLNNIIEIRLDAYKFVTQWRRPMPARATDIGIWHGILEGIGVLAVITNAFVIAITSDYIPRFVYAFKYGPCVDKGHHHQDKCLRGYMNSSLSVFDMGELNSNQSRYCRYRDYRAPPWSTVPYEFTLQFWHVLAARLAFIIVFEHLVFGIKSFIAYLIPDMPKDLCDRMRREKYLMQEMMYEAELEHLQKERKKNGRRYHHEWP
- the ano3 gene encoding anoctamin-3 isoform X1, giving the protein MEVKVSQALGSSSGSCHQDNCMFLPLLESQASSSSGADRHVHINLTLSHSVSWSSGATDTESDPQSGMHTSISEILKEKSLKPSRRSLPCLAQSQTHPINLNHFLSVPLSPEPKPEVEGLSQSISTSCSLLPPQTAEDGKDHYVEESEATTCETRADESFLLQKPVTRAKLKARIDSLQGKAPADSSGLFFRDGKKRIDYILVYKKSSPQVEKRCTFEKNLRAEGLMLEKEPSLTNNDIMFVKVHAPWDTLCKYAEQMNIRMPFRKKCYFTDWKSKTLGSRFHLRCRQIKSWLPRNPMKLDKEALPDLEETDCYTAPFSRARMHHFTINNRESFFSNSTRSRIVHHVLQRTKYEDGKSKMGINRLLGNNTYEAAFPPHEGGYKSRHPIKTHGAENHRHLLYERWARWGIWYKYQPLDLIRRYFGEKIGLYFAWLGWYTGMLIPAALVGVFVFLYGLFTMDSSQVSKEICEANTTIMCPMCEENCEPWTLSDSCVYAKVTRLFDNGGTVFFAIFMAIWATVFLEFWKRRRAELTYDWDLIDWEEEEEELRPQFEAKYSRMERVNPISGKPEPFQPFSDKLSRLMVSVSGIFFMISLVLTAVFAVVVFRLIAMEKFASFNWYFVRKNWQFATSGTGVCINFVIIMSLNVVYEKVAYLLTNLEHPRTESEWENSFALKMFLFQFVNLNSSTFYIAFFLGRFAGRPGKYNKLFNRWRLEECHPSGCLIDLCLQMGVIMFFKQIWNNFMELGYPLLQNWWSRRKMKKGGGGGLNVENKSQLPQWDKDWNLQPMNAHGLVDEYLEMVLQFGFTTIFVAAFPLAPLLALLNNIIEIRLDAYKFVTQWRRPMPARATDIGIWHGILEGIGVLAVITNAFVIAITSDYIPRFVYAFKYGPCVDKGHHHQDKCLRGYMNSSLSVFDMGELNSNQSRYCRYRDYRAPPWSTVPYEFTLQFWHVLAARLAFIIVFEHLVFGIKSFIAYLIPDMPKDLCDRMRREKYLMQEMMYEAELEHLQKERKKNGRRYHHEWP
- the ano3 gene encoding anoctamin-3 isoform X4; this encodes MYSAILLFEIRNLINAGNQVNVAMVHHSGSIQSFKQQKGMHTSISEILKEKSLKPSRRSLPCLAQSQTHPINLNHFLSVPLSPEPKPEVEGLSQSISTSCSLLPPQTAEDGKDHYVEESEATTCETRADESFLLQKPVTRAKLKARIDSLQGKAPADSSGLFFRDGKKRIDYILVYKKSSPQVEKRCTFEKNLRAEGLMLEKEPSLTNNDIMFVKVHAPWDTLCKYAEQMNIRMPFRKKCYFTDWKSKTLGSRFHLRCRQIKSWLPRNPMKLDKEALPDLEETDCYTAPFSRARMHHFTINNRESFFSNSTRSRIVHHVLQRTKYEDGKSKMGINRLLGNNTYEAAFPPHEGGYKSRHPIKTHGAENHRHLLYERWARWGIWYKYQPLDLIRRYFGEKIGLYFAWLGWYTGMLIPAALVGVFVFLYGLFTMDSSQVSKEICEANTTIMCPMCEENCEPWTLSDSCVYAKVTRLFDNGGTVFFAIFMAIWATVFLEFWKRRRAELTYDWDLIDWEEEEEELRPQFEAKYSRMERVNPISGKPEPFQPFSDKLSRLMVSVSGIFFMISLVLTAVFAVVVFRLIAMEKFASFNWYFVRKNWQFATSGTGVCINFVIIMSLNVVYEKVAYLLTNLEHPRTESEWENSFALKMFLFQFVNLNSSTFYIAFFLGRFAGRPGKYNKLFNRWRLEECHPSGCLIDLCLQMGVIMFFKQIWNNFMELGYPLLQNWWSRRKMKKGGGGGLNVENKSQLPQWDKDWNLQPMNAHGLVDEYLEMVLQFGFTTIFVAAFPLAPLLALLNNIIEIRLDAYKFVTQWRRPMPARATDIGIWHGILEGIGVLAVITNAFVIAITSDYIPRFVYAFKYGPCVDKGHHHQDKCLRGYMNSSLSVFDMGELNSNQSRYCRYRDYRAPPWSTVPYEFTLQFWHVLAARLAFIIVFEHLVFGIKSFIAYLIPDMPKDLCDRMRREKYLMQEMMYEAELEHLQKERKKNGRRYHHEWP